One segment of Armatimonadia bacterium DNA contains the following:
- the hepB gene encoding heparin/heparin-sulfate lyase HepB, with protein MNLTMGLSVGLTALCALSACAWEPAPGKAQWMDVDGVSIPVPPSEHPRLYLRSEHVANLKARLEHPVLQPVTERLKSLATRSRPHRLEWNALQYLVTRDESLGRATVADALDYLKATQLADKQDACRATGRAMVTGAIVYDWLYPLIDDDTKQQFVTELVRLAKTQECGYPPTRQGSVTGHSSEAMIMRDMISAGIAIYDEFPEMYRLAAGRFFRAHLPARNWLYEGHAYHQGDSYGPYRYSADTFPLWIFDRLGAGDVYNPQQQYVPYLYLYTTRPDGQRLRSGDTFSHSAPRGKPWGFGVGALLTASYYGDGYALSHALAQGGIGDGEAIFELLWRDPDLTPKPATDLPLSRYFGGPFGWMVARTGWGEDSVIAEMKVNVFNFTNHQHMDAGAFQLYYKGALAADTGRYSGSSGAYGSPHCRNYYWRTIAHNSLLVYDPREVFSTSPDWGNDGGQRLPNSRSEPPTLEALLDPAKGYKTGEVLAHGFGPDAQSPAYTYLKGDLTSAYSGKVKQVVRSFVFLNLRQADVPAALVVYDRVVSADPSFRKYWLLHSLEEPQVSGSTAVIDRTEFDSRGRLNLTVLLPEPQDLELSKVGGPGKEFWVFGQNFANDVPEEQLRKSSQEAGAWRLEVSPRAPAAENHFLNVMQVTDRLSGKSLPVRRIEGEGVVGCQIGEGDGSRVVLFRTDAARSDASLRFTVPGTGLVQVLVTDLAPGTWRAQPAVASVFPEAKVSAEEGAAWFTGPAGLWTVTKR; from the coding sequence ATGAACCTGACGATGGGCCTGTCCGTCGGGCTGACCGCCCTGTGTGCCCTGAGCGCCTGCGCCTGGGAGCCAGCTCCCGGCAAGGCCCAGTGGATGGACGTCGATGGCGTCTCCATACCCGTGCCTCCGAGCGAGCATCCACGCCTCTATCTGCGGTCGGAGCACGTGGCGAACCTCAAGGCCCGCCTGGAGCACCCGGTCTTGCAGCCGGTGACCGAGCGGCTCAAGTCCCTGGCTACCAGGAGCCGACCTCATCGGCTGGAGTGGAACGCGCTGCAGTACCTCGTCACCCGTGACGAGAGTCTCGGTCGCGCCACCGTCGCCGATGCCCTGGACTACCTCAAGGCGACCCAACTCGCCGACAAGCAGGACGCCTGCCGGGCCACCGGACGCGCCATGGTCACCGGAGCCATTGTCTACGACTGGCTCTACCCGCTGATCGATGACGACACGAAGCAGCAGTTCGTCACCGAGCTAGTCCGCCTCGCCAAGACGCAGGAGTGCGGCTACCCGCCGACACGCCAGGGCTCAGTCACTGGTCACAGCTCCGAGGCTATGATCATGCGCGACATGATCTCGGCTGGGATCGCGATCTACGACGAGTTCCCGGAGATGTACCGTCTCGCTGCCGGGCGCTTCTTCCGCGCTCATCTGCCGGCCCGGAACTGGCTCTACGAGGGTCACGCCTACCATCAGGGCGATTCCTATGGCCCCTACCGCTACAGCGCAGACACCTTCCCGCTGTGGATCTTCGACCGTCTCGGCGCCGGAGACGTCTACAATCCCCAGCAGCAGTACGTGCCCTACCTGTACCTGTACACGACTCGTCCGGACGGTCAACGCCTTCGCTCCGGCGACACCTTCTCCCACAGTGCTCCTCGGGGCAAGCCCTGGGGCTTCGGCGTCGGTGCACTGCTGACCGCCAGCTACTATGGCGACGGCTACGCTCTCAGTCACGCGCTTGCCCAGGGCGGAATCGGTGACGGCGAAGCGATCTTCGAGCTCCTCTGGCGGGATCCGGACCTGACCCCGAAGCCTGCCACCGACCTGCCCCTGTCACGGTACTTCGGCGGCCCCTTCGGCTGGATGGTCGCTCGCACCGGCTGGGGTGAGGACTCCGTCATCGCCGAGATGAAAGTCAACGTGTTCAACTTCACCAACCACCAGCACATGGATGCCGGCGCCTTCCAGCTCTACTATAAGGGCGCTCTCGCCGCCGACACCGGCCGCTACTCGGGCTCCTCGGGTGCCTACGGCAGCCCTCACTGCCGCAACTACTACTGGCGCACCATCGCCCACAACAGTCTGCTGGTGTACGACCCGAGGGAGGTTTTCAGCACCTCCCCGGACTGGGGCAATGACGGTGGACAGCGCCTCCCGAACAGTCGCTCAGAGCCGCCGACTCTGGAGGCCCTGCTCGACCCGGCGAAGGGCTACAAGACCGGCGAGGTCCTGGCCCATGGCTTCGGACCCGACGCACAGAGCCCCGCGTACACCTACCTCAAGGGCGACCTTACCTCCGCCTACTCGGGCAAGGTCAAGCAGGTTGTCCGCTCCTTCGTCTTCCTGAACCTACGCCAGGCCGACGTTCCTGCAGCGCTGGTGGTATACGATCGCGTTGTCAGTGCCGATCCTTCCTTCCGCAAGTACTGGCTGCTGCACTCCCTCGAAGAGCCGCAGGTCTCCGGCTCAACCGCCGTCATCGACCGCACGGAGTTCGACAGCCGAGGCCGCCTGAACCTCACCGTGCTGCTCCCGGAGCCCCAGGACCTCGAGCTCTCCAAGGTTGGCGGTCCGGGCAAGGAGTTCTGGGTCTTCGGTCAGAACTTCGCCAACGATGTCCCCGAGGAGCAGTTGCGCAAGTCCTCCCAGGAGGCTGGGGCCTGGCGTCTTGAGGTCAGCCCGAGGGCACCCGCAGCCGAAAACCACTTCCTGAATGTGATGCAGGTGACCGACCGGCTCAGCGGCAAGTCACTACCCGTCCGCCGCATCGAGGGTGAGGGCGTCGTGGGCTGTCAGATTGGTGAGGGTGACGGCTCGCGGGTCGTCCTCTTCCGCACCGATGCCGCCCGCAGCGACGCAAGCCTTCGCTTCACCGTCCCGGGCACAGGTCTCGTCCAGGTCCTGGTGACCGATCTTGCTCCGGGCACCTGGCGTGCACAGCCCGCCGTGGCCTCTGTGTTCCCCGAGGCCAAGGTGTCCGCCGAGGAGGGCGCAGCCTGGTTCACCGGCCCTGCCGGCCTGTGGACGGTGACGAAGCGATAG
- a CDS encoding LamG-like jellyroll fold domain-containing protein — MPALFLPAVGVALLTVVPLLGLTAAEAVGDAGPAASYSFDSLASAGEDASGHGHAAQVVKAQAVAGYEGGGLELAGDGGLQIPGDGDLKVTSAFAVELRVKFADVSDNANLVAKDGAYLLRLDPPNEGGQISFFVNAGGTLEPRVRGPKAVAGRWYHLIATWDGMTASLWVDGQEYTAQRRGSVSDTGSPILVGLPYKWGPVGLKGTLDGLRLYTRALTDSDILLDQYGLREFPALAQTSEARFEFAASAQGWEALQSDEARIVEGQLVSQTHGGSAILLNRRLNLPVSGLRYVAVRMATDQGTVGKLVAVTDSGLKSVRFAPVADGNLHSYVFDLGASSQGRGNLRALGILPAEVATSVQLDFVRLSATADAPPELAVTDFIPAEVIPRAGRPNKILATVRNLGGAATDITLRLDGPEGLQVLSGATQTVSLAHAERREVSWSVQAAAPVSGQLRLSAGAPQMAPLTATTPITFAAAVEPTKADYVPAPAPPQTEYLVGAHYCPLWKQGARGGGWQEIVPFPEREPALGWYDEENPEVTDWEVKWALDHGINYFVYCWYRRNQGQGVQTMLSHAIHDGLFHSRYGSQFKFTIMWENQSKGQAGVASEDDFLNTLLPYWIENYFKNPSYLKIDNKPLLFIYRPEFLINDLGSVEAVKQALDKAREVCKRAGFAGLTILGEYRGTQPAPLELMAAEGLDYSFAYCWPVGGEPSQQESIDAQERYWKDRQKMGIIPDLVTVSMGWDSRPWHPSSSIWRLTPDNFQVACERAKAFMATVPPDQLGHRLVLLDNWNEFGEGHYIAPHRQYGFGYLDAARNAFCTSPKTHLDLIPQDLGLGPYDAGFRRYELADAECRRVLTPPADMDPAVIGWWTFDEPEGSTIADDWSGHARGGLIENAALVPGRFGRALSCRGGSVAIPRGAMTEDLDEMTVEAWIRCDAPGQSDKWFVNNVFNGGDSGFRFGLSGGKLCFAIPSAPWSHHLAAGDPLPVGTWVHAAGTYDGQTIRLYVNGKECGSMPRSGPVMGNQSTLCLGNYDRNHTAFFTGLLDDVRIYRRALSAEEVAQRAAR, encoded by the coding sequence ATGCCTGCGCTCTTTCTGCCTGCGGTAGGTGTTGCGTTGTTGACGGTGGTTCCCCTGCTGGGACTGACGGCAGCCGAGGCAGTCGGAGATGCTGGGCCGGCTGCTTCCTACTCCTTCGACAGCCTCGCGAGTGCCGGTGAGGACGCGTCCGGTCATGGCCATGCAGCGCAGGTCGTGAAGGCCCAGGCGGTCGCCGGGTACGAAGGTGGCGGCCTGGAGTTGGCTGGTGACGGCGGCCTCCAGATCCCCGGCGACGGTGACCTGAAGGTCACGAGTGCCTTCGCTGTGGAGTTGCGCGTCAAGTTCGCCGACGTCAGCGACAACGCCAATCTGGTGGCCAAGGACGGCGCATACCTGCTCCGCCTCGACCCACCCAACGAGGGCGGGCAGATCTCCTTCTTCGTCAACGCCGGTGGCACGCTGGAGCCTCGCGTGAGAGGTCCGAAGGCCGTTGCCGGACGCTGGTACCACCTCATCGCCACTTGGGACGGGATGACCGCCTCCCTCTGGGTTGATGGTCAGGAGTACACCGCCCAGCGACGCGGTAGCGTCTCAGACACCGGCAGTCCAATCCTGGTCGGCCTACCCTACAAGTGGGGGCCGGTCGGTCTCAAGGGCACCCTCGATGGCCTCCGGCTCTACACCCGGGCGCTCACTGACTCCGACATCCTCCTCGACCAGTACGGTCTGCGCGAGTTCCCTGCCCTGGCTCAGACCTCCGAGGCCCGCTTCGAGTTTGCTGCCTCCGCTCAGGGCTGGGAAGCGCTGCAGTCTGACGAGGCACGCATCGTCGAAGGCCAGCTCGTGAGCCAGACTCATGGAGGCAGCGCGATCCTGCTGAACCGCCGCCTGAACCTCCCGGTCAGCGGCCTTCGCTACGTCGCAGTGCGCATGGCCACTGACCAGGGCACCGTCGGCAAGCTCGTCGCCGTCACCGACTCCGGTCTGAAGAGCGTGCGGTTTGCCCCTGTCGCCGACGGCAACCTGCACTCCTATGTCTTCGACCTCGGCGCCTCCTCGCAAGGGCGCGGGAATCTGCGTGCCCTGGGCATCCTGCCCGCCGAAGTGGCGACGTCGGTTCAGCTTGACTTCGTGCGCCTCTCCGCGACGGCGGACGCACCGCCCGAGCTTGCGGTCACCGACTTCATCCCGGCCGAGGTGATTCCTCGTGCCGGTCGGCCGAACAAGATCCTGGCGACGGTCCGCAATCTTGGCGGCGCCGCAACCGACATTACCCTCCGCCTCGACGGCCCCGAAGGGTTGCAGGTCCTCAGTGGTGCAACCCAGACCGTGAGTCTGGCGCATGCCGAGAGGCGCGAGGTCTCCTGGTCGGTCCAGGCGGCTGCGCCGGTCTCCGGTCAGCTCCGCCTCAGTGCCGGTGCGCCGCAGATGGCTCCGCTGACTGCCACGACGCCCATCACCTTCGCCGCCGCGGTGGAGCCGACGAAGGCAGACTACGTTCCTGCTCCCGCGCCGCCGCAGACCGAGTACCTGGTCGGCGCTCACTACTGCCCGCTGTGGAAGCAGGGGGCACGTGGCGGTGGGTGGCAGGAGATCGTGCCCTTCCCGGAGCGTGAGCCTGCCTTGGGCTGGTACGACGAGGAGAATCCCGAGGTCACAGATTGGGAGGTCAAATGGGCCCTCGACCACGGGATCAACTACTTCGTCTACTGCTGGTACCGCCGCAACCAGGGCCAGGGTGTGCAGACCATGCTATCGCACGCCATCCACGACGGGCTGTTCCACTCCCGCTACGGCTCGCAGTTCAAGTTCACCATCATGTGGGAGAACCAGAGCAAGGGCCAGGCGGGCGTCGCCTCTGAGGACGACTTCCTCAACACGCTCTTGCCCTACTGGATCGAGAACTACTTCAAGAACCCCTCCTACCTGAAGATCGACAACAAGCCCCTGCTCTTCATCTACCGGCCCGAGTTCCTCATCAACGACCTGGGGAGCGTCGAGGCCGTCAAGCAGGCACTCGACAAAGCTCGCGAGGTCTGCAAGCGTGCAGGCTTCGCCGGCTTGACCATCCTCGGCGAGTACCGTGGCACGCAGCCCGCGCCCCTGGAGCTAATGGCCGCCGAGGGCCTCGACTACAGCTTCGCCTATTGCTGGCCGGTGGGTGGCGAGCCCTCGCAGCAGGAGTCGATCGACGCGCAGGAGCGCTACTGGAAGGACCGGCAGAAGATGGGGATCATCCCCGATCTGGTCACCGTCTCCATGGGCTGGGACTCGCGTCCCTGGCATCCTTCCAGTTCGATCTGGCGGCTCACTCCGGACAACTTCCAGGTCGCCTGCGAGCGGGCCAAGGCCTTCATGGCAACGGTGCCACCCGACCAACTCGGACATCGCCTGGTTCTCCTTGACAACTGGAACGAGTTCGGCGAGGGCCACTACATCGCTCCTCATCGCCAGTACGGTTTCGGCTACCTCGATGCCGCTCGCAACGCCTTCTGCACCTCGCCCAAGACGCATCTTGACCTCATCCCGCAGGACCTCGGTCTCGGGCCCTACGATGCAGGCTTCCGACGCTACGAACTGGCGGATGCCGAGTGCCGCCGTGTCCTGACACCTCCGGCCGACATGGACCCGGCTGTGATCGGTTGGTGGACCTTCGATGAGCCCGAGGGCAGCACCATCGCCGACGACTGGTCCGGCCATGCCCGGGGAGGTCTGATTGAGAACGCTGCCCTGGTGCCGGGCCGCTTCGGTCGCGCCTTGTCCTGCCGTGGCGGAAGCGTCGCGATCCCCCGTGGGGCCATGACCGAGGATCTCGACGAGATGACCGTGGAAGCCTGGATCCGCTGCGACGCACCCGGCCAGAGTGACAAGTGGTTCGTGAACAACGTCTTCAACGGCGGGGACAGCGGCTTCCGCTTCGGCCTGTCGGGCGGCAAGCTCTGCTTCGCTATTCCCAGCGCGCCCTGGAGTCATCACCTGGCCGCCGGTGATCCCCTTCCGGTGGGCACCTGGGTCCATGCCGCCGGCACCTACGACGGGCAGACGATACGCCTGTACGTGAACGGCAAGGAGTGCGGCTCGATGCCTCGCTCGGGCCCGGTGATGGGCAACCAGAGCACCTTGTGTCTGGGCAACTACGACCGCAACCACACGGCCTTCTTCACCGGCCTGCTCGACGACGTCCGCATCTATCGTCGTGCGCTCTCGGCAGAGGAAGTGGCCCAGAGAGCCGCTCGCTGA
- a CDS encoding alginate lyase family protein: protein MTSLGSDAPRERAGIALACCLVLLSALAVPRSAAAAPGLDERLPDADLFAAFRLDMPQLASVRAAVAEKDYAHARHELAGYYRHRSGKFWWFDAHAIDRKVKSGSAGLAMAQRLRDRAGEFDPSWWLPDGDLNWQRDGDHANWGRMYFWGALGAGYWFSGREEPAATEWVKLLRSWVRLVPPGSNTRYWNTMHTGIRMRSGWPEAFNYFLLSPTFTDDDLVLFLKSTLEQTRYLREKHSATSNWLTFEMAGLYSSGVMYPEFTEAADWRSHAAQVAVTDMQRGYLPDGSSIELCPGYHQFFSNYLLMRDLAVAVGREKESGLEQLVASTEEPYTYLVKLMAPDRRMPAYNDNRPLDVTGPLAKAAELFPQRSDFAWISSGGTRGQAPAYTSVYLPYAGAGAMRSDWSTTANYLGFNFGPVGYRHVHQDKLSVVLWAYGRQILFDPGRWDYSDTPYQRYCSDTFSHNTVLVDDRPQRRAWYTNPRPEQMPYQPLTDVRWKTKPAYDYAAGVYDEAYGLPGPSNSYPYSEGSDFRQGWGYPARHHRRVLFLKPDLFLVVDTLVSKDGKPHNYEVRWHLDSLQVKLGEDHFSMRTADPRQPNLQLVPLTTDGLTVRAVSAQTEPELLGWRVIDKPFPATTVCHSRSGAGQITFATLLLPLRPGQTTGLRSVRREGEGTFRVVREDGREVRLRAPSDPALQLRCEFLRPRAGG from the coding sequence ATGACAAGCCTCGGTTCGGACGCCCCGCGAGAGAGAGCAGGGATCGCGCTTGCTTGCTGCCTGGTCCTGCTGTCAGCGCTGGCCGTGCCACGGTCGGCTGCAGCAGCGCCAGGCCTCGACGAGCGTCTGCCCGACGCCGACTTGTTCGCCGCCTTCCGACTCGATATGCCGCAGCTCGCCTCGGTGCGTGCTGCGGTAGCCGAGAAGGACTACGCCCATGCGCGCCATGAGTTGGCCGGCTACTACCGCCACCGTTCGGGCAAGTTCTGGTGGTTCGACGCCCATGCCATCGACCGCAAGGTGAAGAGCGGTTCAGCCGGGTTGGCGATGGCCCAACGCCTCCGTGATCGTGCGGGTGAGTTCGACCCTTCGTGGTGGCTCCCCGACGGTGACCTCAACTGGCAGCGCGACGGCGACCATGCGAACTGGGGCCGAATGTACTTCTGGGGAGCGCTGGGGGCCGGCTACTGGTTCTCCGGCAGAGAGGAGCCCGCCGCGACGGAGTGGGTCAAGCTGCTGCGAAGCTGGGTGCGCCTGGTGCCGCCCGGCTCGAACACGCGCTACTGGAACACGATGCACACGGGCATCCGGATGCGCAGCGGCTGGCCTGAGGCCTTCAACTACTTCCTGCTCTCGCCGACCTTCACCGACGACGACCTGGTCCTGTTCCTCAAGTCGACCCTCGAACAGACCCGGTACCTGCGTGAGAAGCACTCGGCGACCTCGAACTGGCTCACCTTCGAGATGGCCGGACTGTACAGCTCCGGCGTGATGTACCCCGAGTTCACCGAGGCCGCTGACTGGCGCAGTCACGCCGCCCAGGTCGCCGTGACGGACATGCAGCGCGGCTACCTTCCCGATGGCTCGAGCATCGAGCTGTGCCCGGGCTACCACCAGTTCTTCTCGAACTACCTGCTCATGCGCGATCTGGCCGTGGCGGTCGGCCGCGAGAAGGAGAGTGGGCTGGAGCAGCTCGTTGCGAGCACCGAGGAGCCCTACACCTACTTGGTCAAGCTCATGGCTCCCGACCGCAGGATGCCGGCCTACAACGACAACCGCCCGCTCGACGTGACCGGGCCTCTCGCGAAGGCCGCGGAGCTGTTCCCGCAGCGTTCCGACTTCGCCTGGATCTCCTCCGGCGGGACACGCGGTCAGGCGCCTGCCTACACTTCGGTCTACCTTCCCTATGCGGGAGCCGGGGCTATGCGCTCCGACTGGAGCACGACCGCGAACTACCTGGGTTTTAACTTCGGCCCGGTCGGCTACCGCCATGTGCACCAGGACAAGCTTAGCGTGGTGCTCTGGGCCTATGGTCGCCAGATTCTCTTCGACCCCGGCCGCTGGGACTACTCCGACACGCCCTATCAGCGGTACTGCAGCGACACCTTCTCCCACAATACCGTGCTCGTCGACGACCGTCCGCAGCGCAGGGCCTGGTATACCAACCCGAGGCCCGAGCAGATGCCCTATCAGCCGCTGACCGACGTCCGCTGGAAGACCAAGCCCGCCTATGACTACGCGGCGGGCGTGTACGATGAGGCCTACGGTCTCCCCGGTCCCTCAAACTCCTATCCCTATAGTGAGGGCAGCGACTTCCGCCAGGGATGGGGATACCCGGCCCGACACCATCGGCGTGTCCTCTTCCTCAAGCCGGACCTCTTCCTGGTCGTCGACACACTGGTGAGCAAGGACGGCAAGCCTCACAACTACGAGGTCCGCTGGCACCTCGACAGCCTGCAGGTGAAGCTAGGCGAGGACCACTTCTCGATGCGCACGGCCGACCCACGACAGCCGAACCTGCAGCTTGTGCCGCTGACCACCGACGGCCTGACCGTCCGCGCAGTGAGCGCCCAGACGGAGCCCGAGCTTCTCGGCTGGCGGGTCATCGACAAGCCGTTCCCGGCGACGACGGTCTGCCACTCGCGTTCGGGTGCGGGACAGATCACCTTTGCGACCTTGCTCTTGCCCCTGCGACCGGGGCAGACCACAGGACTTCGCTCAGTGCGGCGGGAGGGGGAAGGTACCTTCCGCGTCGTCCGCGAAGATGGCCGTGAGGTCCGGCTGCGTGCGCCTTCTGATCCAGCCCTGCAGCTTCGGTGCGAGTTCCTCCGGCCACGCGCCGGAGGCTAG
- a CDS encoding anhydro-N-acetylmuramic acid kinase gives MADAEQLLVGLMSGTSTDGIDAAVVGLTARDPRPGIRLLAFVSEPYDQGFRQELLCLASGKGSPADLACLSFSLGERLSEAAKAALQQAGVQADQVLAIGSHGHTVAHLPQPGGPGRPAATLQIGEPAVVAERLGLCVVSDFRVRDMAAGGQGAPLVPYFDYSFLTDDSLGRVALNLGGIANLTVLPSRGRLGDVIAFDTGPANMPLDLSVQRLFPGGRGYDEDGALAATGSVDGALLASILGHEYFARPYPKSCGREQFGEAFVAAVLSRAGHLSPADTLATLTRACGQATGHAIAEVLRGREGPWEIVASGGGIHNQALLGAIGVSAGIPLILSDQLGIPADAKEAMAFAFLAWETLRGRPSNVPSATGARGPRVLGKITPA, from the coding sequence ATGGCAGACGCTGAGCAGCTTCTGGTCGGACTGATGTCGGGGACTTCCACCGACGGCATCGACGCCGCGGTAGTCGGTCTGACCGCGAGAGACCCGCGACCAGGAATCCGTCTGCTGGCCTTCGTCTCCGAGCCCTATGACCAGGGGTTCAGGCAGGAGTTGCTTTGTCTGGCGAGCGGCAAGGGCTCGCCGGCTGACCTGGCGTGCCTCAGCTTCTCTCTCGGCGAACGTCTCTCGGAGGCGGCGAAGGCGGCCCTCCAGCAAGCAGGTGTGCAGGCCGATCAGGTCCTGGCGATCGGAAGCCACGGGCACACCGTGGCGCATCTCCCGCAGCCTGGAGGCCCTGGCCGACCGGCTGCGACCCTCCAGATCGGCGAGCCCGCTGTCGTGGCCGAGCGTCTCGGCCTGTGCGTGGTCTCGGACTTCCGCGTCCGAGACATGGCCGCCGGTGGACAGGGCGCGCCCTTGGTGCCCTACTTCGACTACTCCTTCCTCACGGACGACTCCCTTGGCCGCGTCGCCCTCAATCTGGGCGGCATCGCCAACCTCACTGTCTTGCCCTCGCGGGGCCGCCTGGGGGACGTGATCGCCTTCGATACCGGTCCTGCGAACATGCCCCTCGACCTATCGGTGCAGCGTCTCTTCCCAGGTGGCCGAGGCTATGATGAAGACGGCGCCCTTGCCGCCACCGGTTCGGTCGACGGAGCGCTTCTGGCCTCGATCCTCGGCCACGAGTATTTCGCGCGACCCTATCCCAAGTCTTGCGGGCGGGAGCAGTTCGGGGAGGCCTTCGTGGCGGCGGTCCTGTCGCGAGCCGGTCATCTGTCTCCGGCCGACACGCTGGCGACCCTCACCCGGGCCTGCGGTCAGGCGACCGGTCACGCGATCGCCGAGGTCCTGCGAGGTCGCGAGGGTCCCTGGGAGATCGTGGCTTCCGGTGGTGGCATCCACAACCAGGCCCTGCTGGGCGCGATCGGCGTTTCAGCCGGGATCCCGCTGATCCTCAGTGACCAGCTCGGAATCCCGGCCGACGCCAAGGAAGCCATGGCCTTCGCCTTCCTGGCCTGGGAGACGCTGCGGGGTCGACCGTCGAACGTACCCTCTGCCACCGGCGCACGAGGCCCACGCGTGCTGGGCAAGATCACCCCGGCCTGA
- a CDS encoding alpha-N-arabinofuranosidase: MQAHVILDKDYIISDVDPRLYGGFAEHLGRHIYEGIYEPDHPTADEHGFRRDVIEMVRELNMPVMRYPGGNFVSGYNWEDGIGPLDQRPRRLDLAWKTLEPNTFGTNEFVDWCRAVNSQPMIAVNLGTRGPEEARNIVEYCNHPKGSAWSDLRRKHGWEEPHGVKLWCLGNELDGPWQMGHKSATEYGRVACEAAKLMKWTDPSIQLVACGSSGRGMPTFGAWELEVLDHTYDQIDYLSIHSYYGNRDGDTANYLSKPDDMGEFIEEVVACCDAAGARRKSRKRIMLSFDEWNVWFHSHDATKPEPWSEAPHLLEDRYTMEDALCVGGMLISLINHCDRVKIGCLAQVVNVIAPIMTEEGGRAWRQSIFYPFAQASNLGRGTALRALTTSPLYDCKDRKGVPYLKLAAVLGPEGDAVTLFCLNRNLTEPMEMTVDLRAFEGLELKSWTALRHDDLLASNSADAPQTVAPAAMTGARVDGGQLTALLPAASWNVLQLAK; the protein is encoded by the coding sequence ATGCAGGCACACGTCATCCTGGACAAGGACTACATCATCTCCGACGTTGACCCCCGCCTGTACGGGGGATTTGCCGAGCACCTGGGGCGTCACATCTACGAAGGCATCTACGAGCCCGACCACCCGACGGCCGACGAGCACGGCTTCCGCCGGGATGTCATTGAGATGGTCCGCGAGCTCAACATGCCGGTCATGCGCTACCCGGGCGGGAACTTCGTGTCCGGCTACAACTGGGAGGACGGCATCGGCCCACTGGACCAGCGACCGCGACGGCTGGACCTGGCCTGGAAGACCCTCGAGCCGAACACCTTCGGGACGAATGAGTTCGTGGACTGGTGCCGAGCGGTGAACTCGCAGCCGATGATCGCGGTCAACCTGGGGACCCGTGGCCCTGAGGAAGCGCGGAATATCGTGGAGTACTGCAACCACCCCAAAGGTTCGGCGTGGAGTGACCTGCGCCGCAAGCACGGCTGGGAAGAGCCCCATGGGGTGAAGCTGTGGTGCCTTGGCAACGAGCTCGACGGCCCGTGGCAGATGGGCCACAAGAGCGCGACGGAGTACGGTCGCGTCGCCTGCGAGGCTGCAAAGCTGATGAAGTGGACCGACCCGTCGATCCAGCTCGTGGCCTGCGGGTCGTCAGGTCGCGGGATGCCCACCTTCGGCGCCTGGGAGCTGGAGGTACTGGATCACACCTACGACCAGATCGACTACCTGTCGATCCATTCCTACTACGGCAACCGTGATGGCGACACGGCCAACTACCTCTCGAAGCCGGACGACATGGGAGAGTTCATTGAGGAGGTCGTGGCCTGCTGCGATGCTGCCGGAGCGCGGCGCAAGTCCCGCAAGCGTATCATGCTGTCCTTCGACGAATGGAACGTGTGGTTCCACTCCCATGACGCAACCAAGCCTGAGCCCTGGAGCGAGGCGCCACATCTGCTCGAGGACCGCTACACAATGGAGGACGCGCTGTGCGTCGGCGGGATGCTCATCTCGCTCATCAACCACTGCGACCGGGTGAAGATCGGCTGCCTCGCGCAGGTCGTGAACGTGATCGCGCCCATCATGACGGAGGAGGGTGGCCGAGCGTGGCGGCAGAGCATCTTCTACCCCTTCGCACAGGCGTCGAACCTCGGTCGAGGCACCGCTCTGCGAGCGCTGACGACCTCGCCGCTCTATGACTGCAAGGACCGCAAGGGCGTGCCGTACCTGAAGCTTGCGGCGGTCCTGGGGCCGGAAGGCGATGCGGTGACGCTCTTCTGCCTGAACCGCAACCTGACCGAGCCGATGGAGATGACGGTGGACCTGCGGGCCTTCGAGGGGCTGGAGCTGAAGAGCTGGACGGCCCTGCGGCACGATGACCTGCTCGCCAGCAACAGCGCCGATGCACCTCAGACGGTGGCACCGGCGGCCATGACCGGTGCAAGAGTGGATGGTGGGCAGCTCACTGCCTTGCTGCCAGCGGCCTCGTGGAACGTGCTGCAACTGGCAAAGTAA